The proteins below are encoded in one region of Fibrella aestuarina BUZ 2:
- a CDS encoding DUF5995 family protein has protein sequence MHIIDDVIDRLTIIVHTAEQDQSPIGYFAALYRCMTVAVRDGIRQGRFDDAKRMEALDVCFAKRYIDAYDTYLAGRKPTQAWQQAFASTANNQLTVMQHLILGINAHINLDLAIAAAETAPGAAIHALQTDFNRINAIIAELTEQVQDKLADIWLPFRLLDDALKTDDEGMINFSIRVARTFSWSAAVALAPLADAQKRTKIGEMDRQVALLADRVIRPGWLLSSALRIIRLGESGSVAEKIRLLGSAVQLDKLVNQA, from the coding sequence ATGCACATCATTGACGACGTCATCGATCGCCTGACGATCATCGTTCACACGGCCGAGCAAGATCAATCGCCGATAGGCTATTTTGCGGCTCTGTACCGCTGCATGACCGTCGCCGTCAGGGATGGCATCCGGCAGGGGCGTTTCGACGACGCTAAGCGCATGGAAGCGCTCGACGTATGTTTTGCCAAGCGCTATATCGACGCGTACGATACGTACCTGGCGGGCCGCAAACCCACCCAGGCCTGGCAGCAGGCTTTTGCCAGCACTGCCAACAACCAACTCACGGTCATGCAACACCTGATCCTGGGTATCAACGCCCACATCAATCTGGATCTGGCCATTGCCGCCGCCGAAACCGCACCCGGCGCGGCCATTCACGCGCTGCAAACTGATTTCAACCGCATCAACGCCATCATTGCCGAACTAACCGAACAGGTGCAGGATAAACTGGCCGACATCTGGTTGCCGTTTCGCCTGCTCGATGATGCGCTCAAAACCGACGACGAAGGCATGATCAACTTCAGCATCCGGGTGGCCCGCACCTTTTCGTGGTCGGCGGCTGTCGCCCTCGCCCCGCTGGCCGACGCCCAGAAACGTACGAAAATCGGCGAGATGGACCGGCAGGTAGCACTACTGGCCGATCGCGTTATCCGGCCGGGCTGGCTTTTATCGTCGGCCCTGCGGATCATACGGTTGGGAGAGAGCGGCAGCGTGGCCGAGAAAATCAGGTTGCTGGGTAGCGCCGTGCAGCTCGACAAACTAGTAAATCAGGCCTGA
- a CDS encoding amidohydrolase: MHRNYYLAGLVGLLAVAACSTRRPADYIITNATVYTVNQGDSVVQAFAVEKGRILDLGSTATILDHYRSDSIIDLKGKPVYPGFYDPHSHFLGLGQMLDQADLVGATSYADVIARLKAFQQKHPDALWLIGRGWDQNDWPAADSPVRGFPTNKLLNDAFPNVPVALTRIDGHALLVNDKALRLAQISGKTAMTGGEVVLNGSQPSGVLVDNAMQMVRRVIPQPDADAKTRMLQAAERVCLSLGLTTVSDAGLNRDDIDLIDRLHQEKKLKIRDYAMISLGEPNLDYYLKRGPYQTDRLSVTSFKLYADGALGSRGACLRKPYSDRPETSGFLLLSPAELERVIKLLANSGFQANTHCIGDSANHLILDLYGKYLKGLNTRRWRIEHAQVVSPEDLSKFYKYSIIPSVQPTHATSDMYWAAERLGPERVKGAYAFNDLLKQNHYITFGSDFPVEAVNPLYGFHAAVARQDAKNFPKGGYQPENAVSRRDALKAMTRWAAYACREDSVRGTLEKRKVADFVVLDRDIMTVPAEQLRDTKVLQTWVNGERLYTAPNR; encoded by the coding sequence ATGCATCGAAACTATTACCTCGCCGGGCTGGTCGGGCTGTTGGCCGTAGCCGCCTGCTCTACGCGTCGCCCGGCCGATTATATCATTACCAATGCCACCGTCTACACGGTCAATCAGGGCGATTCAGTGGTGCAGGCGTTTGCCGTCGAGAAGGGGCGCATTCTGGATCTGGGCTCAACGGCTACCATCCTCGACCATTACCGGTCTGACAGCATCATCGACCTGAAAGGCAAGCCCGTTTATCCGGGTTTCTACGACCCGCACAGCCATTTTCTGGGGCTGGGCCAGATGCTCGATCAGGCCGATCTGGTCGGCGCCACGTCCTACGCCGACGTGATCGCCCGCCTGAAAGCCTTTCAGCAGAAGCACCCCGACGCCCTCTGGCTCATCGGGCGCGGCTGGGATCAGAACGACTGGCCCGCGGCCGACTCACCCGTGCGGGGGTTTCCGACCAATAAGCTGCTCAACGACGCCTTCCCCAACGTACCGGTGGCCCTGACGCGGATCGATGGGCACGCCCTGCTGGTGAACGACAAAGCCCTGCGGCTGGCGCAGATTTCGGGCAAAACGGCCATGACGGGCGGCGAAGTGGTGCTGAACGGCAGCCAACCCTCGGGCGTGCTGGTCGACAACGCCATGCAGATGGTACGCCGCGTGATTCCGCAGCCCGACGCCGACGCCAAAACCCGCATGTTGCAGGCCGCCGAGCGCGTTTGTCTGTCGCTGGGCCTGACCACCGTATCCGATGCTGGTCTGAACCGCGACGACATCGACCTGATTGACCGGCTGCATCAGGAGAAGAAGCTCAAAATCCGCGACTACGCCATGATCAGCCTCGGGGAGCCTAATCTGGATTATTACCTCAAACGCGGCCCCTACCAGACCGACCGCCTGTCGGTGACCTCCTTCAAGCTCTATGCCGACGGGGCGCTGGGGTCACGTGGAGCCTGCCTGCGCAAACCCTACAGCGACCGCCCCGAAACGAGTGGCTTTCTGCTGCTTAGCCCCGCCGAGTTGGAACGGGTGATTAAGCTGTTAGCCAACAGCGGCTTTCAGGCTAACACGCACTGCATTGGCGACTCGGCCAACCACCTCATTCTCGACCTGTATGGCAAGTACCTAAAAGGCCTGAATACCCGGCGCTGGCGTATCGAACACGCCCAGGTCGTTTCGCCCGAAGACCTGTCGAAGTTTTACAAATACAGCATCATCCCATCGGTACAACCTACGCACGCCACGTCTGACATGTACTGGGCTGCCGAGCGGCTGGGCCCGGAGCGCGTGAAGGGTGCTTATGCCTTCAACGACCTGCTAAAGCAAAATCACTACATCACCTTTGGCAGCGATTTCCCCGTCGAGGCGGTCAATCCGTTGTATGGGTTTCATGCGGCGGTGGCCCGGCAAGATGCCAAAAACTTCCCCAAAGGCGGTTATCAGCCCGAAAATGCAGTTTCGCGACGCGACGCGCTCAAAGCCATGACGCGCTGGGCTGCCTACGCCTGCCGGGAAGATTCGGTGCGGGGTACGTTGGAGAAACGGAAAGTGGCCGATTTCGTCGTGCTCGACCGCGACATCATGACCGTGCCCGCCGAGCAACTGCGCGACACGAAGGTGCTGCAAACCTGGGTCAATGGCGAACGGCTGTACACGGCTCCCAATCGCTGA
- a CDS encoding M20/M25/M40 family metallo-hydrolase, whose protein sequence is MTEHSKTFLYQYLNNASPTGFESSGQQIWLDYLKPYIDEYIVDTYGTAVGIIHGADDSPNKEYKVVIEAHSDEISWFVNYISDDGYLFVRRNGGSDAVIAPSMRVNLHTKQGVVEGVFGWPAIHVRDLAKDTAPKVTDLFIDVGAATKQEVLDMGIHVGTVCTFVDGLTEMNGRYFVGRALDNRMGGFMIAEVARQLKENGIRLPYTLYIVNAVQEEIGLRGAEMIARRLRPDLAICTDVTHDTQSPKYDKKEQGDLKCGDGPVLCYGPAVQNNLLDFMIDVANQQGIAFQRQAVSRSTGTDTDSFAYAAEGVASALISLPLKYMHTTVETVHQEDVQGVIRLMYDVLLALKGDEDFRYIK, encoded by the coding sequence ATGACCGAACACAGCAAGACCTTCCTGTACCAATACCTGAATAACGCCTCGCCTACCGGCTTTGAGTCGTCAGGGCAGCAGATTTGGCTCGATTACCTGAAGCCCTATATCGACGAATACATCGTTGACACCTACGGGACAGCCGTCGGCATTATTCACGGGGCTGACGATTCGCCTAATAAGGAATACAAAGTAGTAATCGAAGCCCATTCCGACGAGATCTCGTGGTTTGTGAACTACATCTCCGACGATGGCTACCTCTTCGTTCGGCGTAATGGCGGCTCCGACGCTGTCATTGCCCCGTCCATGCGCGTCAACCTGCACACGAAGCAGGGCGTCGTTGAAGGCGTCTTTGGCTGGCCCGCCATCCACGTGCGCGACCTGGCCAAAGACACGGCTCCCAAAGTAACCGACCTCTTTATCGACGTGGGCGCGGCCACCAAGCAGGAAGTGCTCGACATGGGCATTCACGTGGGTACGGTCTGCACCTTTGTGGACGGCCTCACCGAGATGAACGGACGCTATTTTGTGGGCCGCGCACTCGACAACCGCATGGGCGGCTTTATGATCGCCGAAGTGGCGCGGCAATTGAAAGAGAACGGCATTCGCCTCCCTTACACGCTGTACATCGTCAATGCGGTGCAGGAGGAAATTGGCCTGCGCGGGGCCGAGATGATCGCCCGCCGCCTGCGCCCCGACCTGGCAATTTGCACCGACGTAACCCATGATACCCAATCGCCGAAGTACGACAAGAAAGAACAGGGCGACCTCAAATGCGGCGACGGCCCGGTGCTGTGCTATGGTCCCGCCGTGCAGAACAACCTGCTCGATTTCATGATCGACGTGGCCAATCAGCAGGGCATTGCCTTCCAGCGGCAGGCCGTGAGTCGGTCGACGGGTACTGATACCGATTCGTTTGCCTACGCGGCCGAAGGAGTGGCCTCGGCGCTGATTTCGCTGCCGCTGAAATACATGCATACAACCGTGGAAACGGTGCATCAGGAAGACGTGCAGGGCGTTATCCGGCTCATGTACGATGTACTGCTGGCCTTGAAAGGCGACGAAGATTTCCGATACATTAAGTAG
- a CDS encoding DEAD/DEAH box helicase: MLFSAAVLRTYRRRLTNLSSRNRSLLLSSLPADQFVDLHEADFRLNKASFELIAALIARKANVPVCAITDPRDERSNTLSKRLRRLQRTDAFIEAERGTEDLYVGWPFVRGRFNDGTPVHGPLLFFPVHLATEGNQWRLVRRGDENALINQSMLLAYGYFNGIKLPDEWLSPDLDSFDKDPLVFRTQLYEWLKASPLAINFNPDTFTDTLLPFDRQSAKSLLELDGIGELKLIPEAVLGIFPQAGSFLVPDYDELLSEPTPGSLLPEDGEPEPPQSSSLIVDEGRRVAGPALLPLPIDASQETAVEAVRLGQSVVVQGPPGTGKSQLIANLMADAAARGQRVLLVCQKRAALDVVHQRLTDVGMAPFVALVHDFQNDRQALYAQLAEQIDAIDTYRSQSRSLDAVLLEREFDTESRRIDGLVRELQAFKTALFDTSVCGLSAKELYLTSTPQTEADAPDLSTVYRHFQFGTLTDFRDRLTNYLAYRQQLGHEHPFTDRVSFARFTGADIASLRLLITDAATYLPTFVQRAGTLLGDPAPGTLLNWTELTNRYVPQRATLDALAQTVADPLVWSVLSRVAAGSLPDSPTNTLADDLAALAAIEARGLLLGLVPNGMGERLRQGIEARQSLVKWLFYKDKAFLNDVSQANGLGTSLADLQTLESRWVNRQSWEARAQETGQQFAGTSWSGTPDSSRQPEQTKQRLGTLQQTVARAEAVWQTIRSTFPELERVIAQQPSGGSFGQVLSGLRLLLDEVHLSQSRWQTYLTSSQLTALAANPTGQANALQTALRTDADNLIEMDRLRDTFTTPERTVADQVRSVAAFDNALRLAWIDHLEQLYPELRSVSSLKMAQQETALQHSIQRQQQLTRAILLLKLREQTYRDLVINRLNNVVSFRELRHQVTKKRNVWPIRQVMSQYADEVFRLLPCWMASPESVSALFPMQRGLFDLVIFDEASQCFAENGLPALLRGKQVVVAGDSKQLRPSDLYRARIEDDATNAETTDEAVALEVESLLDLTAQYLPQVSLMGHYRSRSLDLIAFSNEHFYNDTLTLLPDFAEANRREPGIRYLHVPGQWQPTDRTNPIEAQAVLSLVNQLQTELPGRSIGVVTFNFQQQQLIQELWQEQGEPMPTAVRFVKNIENVQGDECDVIIFSVGYAPDERGRLSAQFGSLNAGGGENRLNVAITRARERIYIITSLLPAQLNVDATANDGPKLLKQYLHYALDVSEGRFRPHPKRVVGLQTGAGTLLKDKLAQSHPNWRPELPFADLTVRGNEPVIYEGLVLTDDDQYFQQTIKEAHAYRPFALQNRHWPYRRFWSRDVWRQA; this comes from the coding sequence ATGCTGTTTTCTGCCGCTGTCCTTAGGACGTACCGCCGCCGTCTGACCAACCTGAGTAGCCGCAATCGGTCGTTGTTACTCAGCAGTTTGCCCGCCGATCAGTTTGTCGATCTGCACGAGGCCGATTTCCGGCTCAACAAAGCCTCGTTTGAGCTTATCGCAGCGCTCATCGCCCGCAAAGCGAACGTACCTGTCTGCGCCATCACCGACCCGCGCGACGAACGCAGCAACACGCTGAGCAAACGCCTGCGCCGCCTGCAACGCACCGATGCCTTCATCGAAGCCGAACGTGGCACTGAAGACCTGTACGTAGGCTGGCCCTTTGTGCGCGGCCGCTTCAACGACGGCACGCCTGTGCACGGTCCCCTGCTCTTTTTTCCGGTGCATCTGGCCACCGAAGGCAACCAATGGCGGCTGGTACGGCGGGGCGACGAGAATGCCCTTATCAACCAGTCGATGCTGCTGGCGTATGGTTATTTCAACGGCATCAAACTCCCTGACGAGTGGCTCTCGCCCGATCTGGACAGCTTCGATAAAGACCCGCTGGTGTTTCGCACGCAGCTTTACGAATGGCTGAAAGCCAGCCCATTGGCCATCAATTTCAACCCCGATACGTTTACCGATACGCTGCTGCCGTTCGACCGGCAATCAGCCAAATCACTGTTGGAACTCGATGGGATCGGCGAGCTGAAACTCATCCCCGAGGCCGTACTGGGCATTTTCCCACAGGCAGGTTCTTTTCTGGTACCCGACTACGACGAGCTGTTGAGTGAACCAACACCCGGCTCCCTCCTTCCCGAAGATGGGGAGCCAGAACCGCCCCAATCCTCTTCCCTGATTGTTGACGAAGGGCGGCGGGTGGCGGGGCCAGCCCTGCTTCCGTTACCCATCGATGCCTCACAGGAAACGGCAGTCGAGGCGGTGCGGTTGGGGCAGTCGGTGGTGGTGCAGGGGCCGCCGGGTACGGGCAAATCGCAGCTCATTGCCAACCTTATGGCCGATGCCGCCGCGCGGGGGCAGCGCGTGTTGCTCGTTTGCCAGAAACGGGCAGCACTCGACGTGGTGCATCAGCGGCTGACCGACGTGGGTATGGCTCCATTCGTGGCGCTGGTGCACGATTTTCAGAACGACCGACAAGCGCTCTACGCCCAGCTCGCTGAGCAGATCGACGCCATCGACACGTACCGCAGCCAGAGCCGGAGCCTCGACGCGGTGTTACTCGAACGTGAGTTCGACACCGAATCGCGGCGTATTGACGGGCTGGTGCGCGAGTTACAGGCGTTTAAAACCGCCTTGTTCGATACGTCGGTTTGCGGCTTGTCGGCCAAAGAACTGTACCTAACCAGCACGCCCCAAACAGAGGCGGATGCGCCCGACCTAAGCACCGTTTACCGTCATTTCCAGTTCGGCACACTGACTGATTTTCGGGACCGGCTGACCAATTACCTGGCTTATAGACAGCAACTGGGTCATGAGCATCCCTTCACGGACCGGGTTAGTTTCGCCCGCTTTACCGGTGCCGACATCGCCAGCCTCCGCCTGCTAATTACGGACGCGGCAACGTACCTGCCGACTTTCGTGCAGCGGGCCGGTACGTTGCTGGGCGACCCCGCGCCGGGTACGTTGCTCAACTGGACCGAACTGACCAATCGATACGTACCCCAACGGGCCACGCTCGACGCCCTCGCCCAAACCGTAGCCGATCCGCTCGTTTGGTCGGTGCTGAGCCGGGTGGCGGCGGGGTCGTTGCCCGACTCGCCAACCAACACGCTCGCCGATGATCTGGCGGCGCTGGCGGCCATCGAAGCCCGCGGCCTCCTCCTTGGCCTTGTCCCCAACGGCATGGGCGAGCGTCTCCGGCAGGGCATTGAGGCGCGACAGTCATTGGTGAAATGGCTTTTTTACAAGGACAAAGCCTTCCTGAATGATGTATCACAGGCCAACGGGCTGGGTACGTCGCTGGCCGATTTGCAGACGCTCGAAAGCCGGTGGGTCAATCGGCAATCGTGGGAAGCGCGGGCGCAGGAGACGGGTCAGCAGTTTGCGGGTACGTCGTGGTCTGGCACGCCTGACAGTAGCCGTCAGCCCGAGCAGACCAAACAGAGGCTGGGTACGTTGCAGCAAACGGTGGCGCGGGCCGAGGCCGTCTGGCAAACCATTCGCAGCACCTTCCCCGAACTGGAGCGGGTCATTGCCCAGCAGCCCAGCGGCGGGTCGTTCGGGCAGGTGCTGAGCGGGCTGCGCCTGTTGCTCGACGAGGTCCATTTAAGCCAAAGCCGCTGGCAGACGTACCTGACCAGTAGCCAGCTAACGGCCCTGGCCGCCAACCCCACCGGGCAGGCCAACGCGTTGCAAACAGCCTTACGCACCGACGCCGACAACCTGATCGAGATGGATCGGCTGCGCGACACGTTCACTACGCCGGAACGCACCGTGGCCGATCAGGTACGTTCGGTCGCCGCCTTTGACAACGCGCTGCGCCTGGCCTGGATCGACCACCTCGAACAGCTTTATCCCGAACTGCGGAGCGTGTCGTCGCTGAAAATGGCGCAGCAGGAAACCGCTTTGCAGCACAGTATTCAGCGGCAACAGCAACTTACCCGCGCTATTCTGTTGCTCAAACTGCGCGAACAGACCTACCGCGATCTGGTGATCAACCGGCTCAACAACGTGGTCAGTTTCCGGGAGTTGCGGCATCAGGTCACCAAAAAACGGAACGTCTGGCCCATCCGGCAGGTCATGAGCCAGTATGCCGACGAAGTGTTCCGGCTACTACCCTGCTGGATGGCCTCGCCCGAATCGGTGTCGGCCCTGTTTCCCATGCAGCGGGGCCTGTTTGACCTGGTCATTTTCGACGAAGCCTCGCAGTGTTTCGCCGAAAATGGCCTGCCCGCCTTGTTGCGTGGCAAACAGGTGGTCGTGGCGGGCGACAGCAAGCAGCTTCGGCCCAGCGATCTGTACCGGGCCCGCATCGAGGATGACGCAACCAATGCCGAAACCACCGACGAGGCGGTGGCGCTGGAGGTCGAATCGCTGCTCGACCTGACCGCCCAATACCTGCCGCAGGTGTCGCTTATGGGTCATTACCGCAGCCGAAGCCTCGACCTGATCGCCTTTTCCAACGAACATTTCTACAACGACACGCTCACGCTCCTGCCCGATTTCGCCGAAGCCAACCGCCGCGAGCCGGGCATTCGGTACCTCCATGTGCCGGGGCAATGGCAACCCACCGACCGCACCAACCCGATCGAGGCGCAGGCGGTGCTCTCGCTGGTGAACCAGCTACAAACCGAGCTACCCGGCCGCAGTATCGGCGTCGTGACCTTCAATTTCCAGCAACAGCAACTGATTCAGGAGTTATGGCAGGAACAGGGCGAGCCGATGCCCACGGCGGTGCGGTTCGTCAAAAACATCGAGAACGTGCAGGGTGATGAGTGCGACGTTATCATTTTCTCCGTTGGCTACGCGCCCGACGAACGGGGCCGGCTGTCGGCGCAGTTTGGGAGCCTGAATGCGGGCGGGGGCGAAAACCGGCTCAACGTGGCCATCACCCGCGCCCGCGAGCGCATCTACATCATCACGAGTCTGCTGCCCGCCCAGCTGAACGTGGATGCCACCGCCAACGATGGCCCCAAGCTACTGAAACAATACCTGCACTATGCGCTCGACGTGTCGGAAGGGCGCTTCAGGCCGCACCCGAAGCGGGTTGTGGGCTTGCAGACCGGCGCAGGTACGTTGCTGAAAGACAAACTGGCACAGAGCCACCCCAACTGGCGCCCCGAACTCCCCTTTGCCGACCTCACCGTTCGTGGCAACGAACCAGTGATTTACGAAGGGCTGGTACTGACCGACGACGATCAGTACTTTCAGCAGACGATCAAGGAAGCCCACGCCTACCGGCCTTTTGCGCTGCAAAACCGCCATTGGCCCTACCGGCGCTTCTGGAGCCGGGACGTATGGCGTCAGGCCTGA
- a CDS encoding TolC family protein, with protein sequence MRFIAAFLFLLPSTYLIAQQKPAPAPAQTPVQRALRNAYIVQQGEQLLLQDAIATALGRNYQIKGLQTQEQIARNERIPANAGFYPLITGNVSTNGSRQSVNQTFVDNIRPPQVLNGISNRTTQAGVNLNWTVFNGLANFATYERLGELVRLSQENTRASVEQTIASVVTAYYNVVQQLQQLLAFRQALDISRDRLELARANYEVGTRSKVDFLTAQVDYNADSVTLLTQEQNVQQAKIQLNTLLVRDPFTPFAIRDTIIVRPDLNVDQLRQSMLTNSPLLAAAVLNQKVADINIRLARAQRQPTVNLQTGYNFTFINNEGGFGVADARNRGLTYAVTAAVPIFNGGNIRRLEANARASALAAEYQRADQEVALQQAIAQSFAQYQNSLALLNVEQQNYKIALENIDIAYDRYRVGNSTAVEFRDVQRNAIAAQARLFNAEFNAKAAEVELLRLSSTISQQFLPAGTQAAK encoded by the coding sequence ATGCGTTTTATCGCCGCTTTTCTTTTTTTACTGCCATCAACGTACCTGATTGCCCAACAGAAACCTGCTCCGGCTCCCGCCCAAACGCCGGTGCAGCGAGCGCTACGAAATGCCTACATCGTGCAGCAGGGCGAACAACTCCTGCTTCAGGATGCTATTGCTACGGCACTGGGCCGTAATTACCAGATCAAAGGACTGCAAACGCAGGAGCAGATTGCCCGCAACGAACGCATCCCCGCCAACGCCGGTTTCTACCCGCTTATTACGGGCAACGTCAGCACCAACGGCAGTCGGCAATCGGTCAACCAGACCTTCGTCGATAACATCCGTCCGCCGCAGGTGCTGAATGGCATTTCCAACCGCACAACGCAGGCGGGCGTCAACCTGAACTGGACGGTCTTCAACGGACTGGCCAACTTTGCCACTTACGAACGTCTGGGCGAACTGGTGCGGTTGAGCCAGGAGAACACCCGGGCCAGTGTGGAGCAAACGATTGCTAGTGTCGTAACGGCCTATTACAACGTGGTCCAGCAGTTACAGCAACTGCTGGCGTTCCGGCAGGCGCTCGACATCTCGCGCGACCGGCTCGAACTGGCCCGCGCCAACTACGAAGTCGGTACCCGCTCGAAGGTGGACTTCCTGACGGCTCAGGTCGATTACAACGCCGATAGCGTGACGCTGCTAACGCAGGAGCAGAATGTGCAACAGGCTAAGATTCAGCTGAACACCCTGCTTGTGCGCGATCCGTTTACGCCGTTTGCGATCCGCGACACCATCATCGTGCGCCCCGATCTGAACGTCGACCAACTGCGGCAGAGCATGCTGACCAACAGCCCCTTGCTGGCGGCGGCGGTACTGAACCAGAAGGTGGCCGACATCAACATCCGGCTGGCGCGGGCACAACGCCAACCGACCGTCAACCTGCAAACGGGCTACAACTTCACGTTTATCAACAACGAAGGGGGCTTTGGGGTCGCAGATGCGCGTAACCGGGGCCTTACCTATGCTGTAACGGCGGCAGTGCCGATTTTCAACGGGGGTAACATCCGGCGGCTCGAAGCCAATGCCCGCGCCAGTGCATTGGCCGCCGAATACCAGCGGGCCGATCAGGAAGTGGCACTGCAACAGGCCATCGCCCAGTCGTTTGCGCAGTATCAGAATAGCCTCGCGCTGCTCAACGTGGAGCAACAGAACTATAAAATTGCGCTCGAAAACATCGACATCGCCTACGATCGCTACCGGGTGGGTAACTCCACCGCCGTTGAATTTCGGGATGTGCAACGTAACGCCATTGCTGCCCAGGCCCGCCTGTTCAACGCCGAGTTCAACGCCAAAGCGGCCGAAGTCGAGTTGTTGCGCCTGAGCAGCACCATCAGCCAGCAGTTTTTACCCGCCGGCACCCAGGCCGCGAAATAG